In Macadamia integrifolia cultivar HAES 741 chromosome 13, SCU_Mint_v3, whole genome shotgun sequence, one DNA window encodes the following:
- the LOC122059338 gene encoding mitogen-activated protein kinase kinase 9-like: MALVRQRRNLNLRLPLPDSTDCRPRFPLPLPPTSLSSATTTSGTAPTTATSQEVDRLSDLEKLKVLGHGNGGTVYHVRHKRTSAIYALKVVHGDCDTTVRRQIFREIEILRRTDSPYIVKCHGIFEKPSGDTAILMEFMDGGTLDSFLKSHGTLSELSLSTIARQVLNGLHYLHSQKIVHRDIKPANLLVNQKMEVKIADFGVSKIMCRMLEPCDSYVGTCAYMSPERFDPDTYGSNYNGYAADIWSLGLTLLELYMGHFPLLTPEQRPDWATLMCAICFGEPPSLPESASEEFESFINCCLQKDSSKRWTVSQLLSHPFIVKDLKIHH; this comes from the coding sequence ATGGCTCTAGTTAGACAACGCCGTAACCTCAATCTCCGCCTCCCCTTGCCGGACTCCACCGATTGCCGCCCACGCTTCCCCCTCCCACTCCCCCCAACTTCACTCTCTTCCGCCACTACCACCAGCGGCACCGCTCCCACTACCGCCACATCCCAAGAAGTCGACCGCCTCTCCGACCTTGAGAAACTCAAAGTCCTTGGCCACGGTAACGGCGGCACAGTCTACCATGTCCGCCACAAGCGCACATCTGCCATCTACGCTCTCAAAGTCGTCCATGGAGACTGCGATACCACCGTTCGCCGTCAGATCTTCCGCGAGATTGAGATCCTCCGACGTACAGACTCTCCCTACATAGTCAAGTGCCACGGAATTTTCGAGAAACCCTCCGGCGACACCGCTATCCTGATGGAATTCATGGACGGTGGCACACTCGATTCGTTCCTCAAATCCCATGGAACCCTCTCAGAGCTCTCACTCTCCACCATCGCCCGTCAAGTCCTCAACGGTCTTCACTACCTTCACTCCCAGAAAATCGTCCACAGAGACATCAAACCTGCAAATCTGCTAGTGAATCAGAAGATGGAAGTGAAGATTGCAGACTTCGGAGTCAGCAAGATCATGTGCCGTATGCTCGAACCCTGCGATTCTTATGTGGGTACCTGTGCTTACATGAGCCCTGAGAGGTTCGATCCAGACACTTACGGTTCGAATTACAACGGTTACGCTGCGGATATCTGGAGTTTGGGACTTACACTATTGGAGCTCTACATGGGTCACTTCCCCTTGCTAACACCTGAGCAGAGACCCGATTGGGCCACTCTAATGTGTGCCATATGTTTCGGAGAACCACCGAGCTTGCCGGAGAGTGCTTCGGAGGAGTTTGAGAGCTTCATCAATTGTTGTTTGCAGAAGGATTCCAGTAAGAGATGGACAGTATCGCAGCTCTTGTCACACCCTTTTATTGTCAAGGATCTGAAAATTCATCATTGA
- the LOC122060200 gene encoding mitogen-activated protein kinase kinase 9-like: MALVRQRRNLNLRLPSPDSADCRPRFHLPLPPSLLSSSSSATTTTTSQEVDRLSDLEKLKVLGHGNGGTVYQVRHKRTSAVYALKVVHGDCDTTVRRQIFREMEILRRTDSPFIVRCHGIFEKPSGDITILMEYMDGGTLDTLLKSHGSLSELSLSTIARQVLNGLNYLHSQKIVHRDIKPANLLVNQKMEVRIADFGVSKIMCGKLERCDSYVGTCAYMSPERFDPDTYGSNYNGYAADIWSLGLTLLELYVGHFPLLSPEQRPDWATLMCAICFGEPPSLPESASEEFQSFINCCLQKDSSNRWTVSQLLSHPFIAKDQGSEN, translated from the coding sequence ATGGCACTTGTTAGACAACGCCGGAACCTCAATCTCCGTCTCCCTTCGCCGGACTCCGCCGATTGCCGCCCTCGCTTCCATCTCCCACTGCCCCCCAGTTtgctttcctcctcctcctcagccaCCACCACTACTACATCCCAAGAAGTCGACCGCCTCTCTGACCTTGAGAAACTCAAAGTCCTCGGCCACGGCAATGGGGGCACAGTCTACCAAGTCCGCCACAAGCGCACATCCGCCGTCTACGCCCTGAAAGTCGTCCATGGAGACTGTGACACCACCGTCCGCCGCCAGATCTTCCGCGAGATGGAGATCCTCCGCCGTACAGACTCTCCCTTTATCGTCCGATGCCACGGTATTTTCGAGAAACCCTCCGGCGACATCACGATCCTCATGGAATACATGGATGGCGGCACACTCGATACTCTCCTTAAATCCCATGGAAGCCTCTCAGAGCTCTCACTCTCCACCATCGCTCGCCAAGTCCTCAATGGTCTCAACTACCTTCACTCCCAGAAAATCGTCCACAGAGACATCAAGCCTGCGAATCTGCTGGTGAATCAGAAGATGGAGGTCAGGATTGCAGACTTTGGAGTCAGCAAGATCATGTGCGGTAAGCTCGAACGATGCGACTCTTATGTGGGCACCTGCGCATACATGAGCCCAGAGAGGTTCGATCCCGATACCTACGGCTCCAACTATAACGGTTACGCTGCGGATATCTGGAGCTTGGGGCTTACGCTATTGGAGCTCTATGTGGGTCACTTCCCCTTGCTGTCTCCTGAGCAGAGACCCGATTGGGCCACCCTAATGTGTGCCATCTGTTTCGGAGAACCACCGAGCTTGCCGGAGAGTGCTTCGGAGGAATTTCAGAGCTTCATCAATTGTTGTTTGCAGAAGGATTCCAGTAATAGATGGACAGTTTCGCAGCTCTTATCACATCCTTTCATCGCTAAGGATCAAGGATCTGAAAATTGA